A region of Acidithiobacillus ferridurans DNA encodes the following proteins:
- a CDS encoding heterodisulfide reductase-related iron-sulfur binding cluster: MSDNSTQQGVAGHGAFFQDTNLSANEAEAATAWVRSHVDRRTMDLGERMDDVRDHMWQLEKEGEIIVHRLTDQHKPVEVDTLYGWKKRIPTNQFWHHKSCGQCGNIPGYPTSILWFMNKFGMDYLDETDQTSCTAWNYHGSGIGNVESLAAVFLRNFHQAYVSGKQHGFENGHFYPLVHCGTSFGNYKEIRKYLIESAELREKVKKILGKLGRLVDGKIVIPEEVVHYSEWLHVMRHRIASELQTIDMSNIRVTNHAACHYYKMVAEDAVYDNTVLGGNRTAVGTSVAQALGAQVIDYSTWYDCCGFGFRHIISEREFTRSFTMNRKIKVAREEANADVMVGIDTGCITTMDKNQWIGKAHDMNYSIPIVADVQLAALACGADPFKIVQLQWHASPCEDLVEKMGISWDKAKADFQDYLKQVEQGNVEYLYNPELATNQNINMKAGA; encoded by the coding sequence ATGAGCGACAACAGCACACAGCAAGGCGTGGCGGGTCACGGCGCCTTCTTTCAGGACACGAATCTTTCGGCGAACGAAGCCGAAGCGGCAACGGCCTGGGTGCGCAGCCATGTCGACCGGCGTACGATGGATCTGGGCGAGCGGATGGATGACGTCCGTGATCACATGTGGCAGTTGGAGAAGGAAGGCGAAATCATCGTCCACCGCCTTACCGACCAGCACAAGCCCGTTGAAGTGGATACTCTGTATGGCTGGAAAAAGCGGATTCCTACGAATCAATTCTGGCATCACAAGAGTTGCGGGCAGTGCGGCAACATACCCGGCTATCCCACCAGTATCCTCTGGTTTATGAACAAGTTCGGCATGGACTATCTGGACGAGACCGACCAGACTTCCTGCACCGCCTGGAACTACCATGGCTCCGGCATCGGCAACGTGGAGTCCCTGGCCGCCGTCTTCCTGCGCAACTTCCATCAGGCCTACGTCTCCGGCAAGCAGCATGGCTTCGAGAATGGCCACTTCTACCCTCTGGTGCACTGCGGCACCTCCTTCGGCAACTACAAGGAGATCCGCAAATACCTCATCGAGTCCGCCGAACTGCGGGAGAAGGTCAAGAAGATCCTCGGCAAGCTGGGACGCCTGGTGGACGGCAAGATCGTCATCCCCGAGGAGGTGGTCCACTACAGCGAATGGCTGCACGTCATGCGCCACCGTATCGCCAGCGAGTTGCAGACCATCGACATGAGCAACATCCGGGTCACCAACCATGCCGCCTGCCACTATTACAAGATGGTGGCGGAAGACGCCGTGTACGACAACACGGTGCTCGGCGGTAATCGTACCGCCGTCGGCACCTCCGTCGCCCAGGCCCTGGGCGCCCAGGTCATCGACTACTCCACCTGGTACGACTGCTGCGGCTTCGGTTTTCGGCACATCATTTCCGAACGCGAGTTCACCCGCAGTTTTACGATGAATCGCAAGATCAAGGTCGCCCGGGAAGAAGCCAACGCCGATGTCATGGTCGGCATCGATACTGGTTGTATCACCACCATGGACAAGAACCAGTGGATCGGCAAGGCCCACGACATGAACTACAGCATTCCCATTGTCGCCGACGTGCAGCTCGCGGCCCTGGCCTGCGGCGCCGATCCCTTCAAGATCGTGCAGTTGCAGTGGCATGCTTCGCCCTGTGAAGACCTGGTGGAGAAGATGGGCATCAGTTGGGACAAGGCCAAGGCCGACTTCCAGGATTATCTCAAGCAGGTGGAACAGGGTAACGTGGAATACCTCTACAACCCCGAACTGGCCACCAATCAAAACATCAATATGAAAGCGGGCGCTTAA
- a CDS encoding 4Fe-4S dicluster domain-containing protein: MATYAEMREMFDEIRADFRYDHELNGCLNCGICTATCPSAQFYDYSPREIVQLLWTENVEQIYDAMQEKIWACAQCMTCAARCPFKNSPGGLVMIMREVSIRHGMQSAKDVLRPFGRVMLKLITTGNQLSPDMIQPDHFPDWGPNIQKVEGDLRILRKAIPVRTLQTVETAWEVSLKTSVEMYTIWEMTGVLKSLETMDENLFDVIEDFIDEKREDYEDWLESQNDKD; this comes from the coding sequence ATGGCGACTTACGCTGAAATGAGGGAGATGTTCGACGAAATCCGTGCGGATTTTCGTTATGACCACGAACTCAATGGATGTTTGAATTGTGGCATCTGCACGGCCACCTGCCCGTCTGCGCAGTTCTATGACTATAGCCCGCGCGAGATTGTACAGTTGTTGTGGACCGAAAATGTCGAGCAGATCTACGACGCGATGCAGGAGAAAATCTGGGCCTGTGCGCAGTGTATGACCTGTGCCGCACGCTGTCCTTTCAAGAATTCTCCCGGTGGGCTGGTCATGATCATGCGCGAAGTGTCCATCCGCCATGGCATGCAGTCGGCCAAAGATGTGTTGCGACCTTTCGGGCGCGTCATGCTCAAGCTGATCACCACGGGCAATCAGTTGTCCCCCGACATGATCCAGCCCGATCACTTCCCCGACTGGGGTCCCAATATTCAGAAGGTGGAAGGCGACTTGCGCATACTGCGTAAAGCCATTCCGGTGCGCACCTTGCAAACCGTGGAAACGGCGTGGGAAGTGTCGCTAAAAACCTCCGTCGAGATGTACACCATCTGGGAAATGACGGGCGTGCTGAAGTCATTGGAAACCATGGATGAAAACCTTTTCGACGTCATTGAGGACTTCATTGACGAGAAACGTGAAGACTATGAAGACTGGCTCGAGAGCCAGAACGACAAGGACTGA
- the dsrE2 gene encoding sulfur carrier protein DsrE2, with protein sequence MDEKKLAIIATKGTLDWGYPPFILASTAAALGYGVEIFFTFYGLQLLKKDLSHLRVSPLGNPAMPMPIPMPTLMMVLPGMEGMATSMMKSKMKAKGVASLEELRELCVEAEVRMIACQMTVDLFEFDTADFIDGIELGGAASFFEFAGESDITLFM encoded by the coding sequence ATGGACGAGAAAAAATTGGCGATTATCGCTACGAAAGGCACGCTGGATTGGGGTTATCCGCCCTTCATCCTGGCATCTACCGCAGCGGCGCTCGGCTATGGGGTTGAAATATTTTTCACCTTCTACGGCCTGCAGTTGTTGAAGAAGGATTTGAGCCATCTGCGCGTGAGTCCGCTCGGGAATCCCGCAATGCCCATGCCGATACCAATGCCGACACTGATGATGGTGCTCCCCGGCATGGAAGGGATGGCTACCTCCATGATGAAGAGCAAAATGAAGGCAAAGGGTGTAGCCAGTCTGGAAGAACTTCGTGAGCTCTGTGTTGAAGCAGAAGTACGGATGATCGCCTGCCAGATGACCGTTGATCTTTTCGAGTTTGACACCGCGGATTTCATTGACGGCATTGAACTCGGTGGTGCTGCCTCGTTCTTTGAGTTCGCCGGAGAGTCTGATATCACGCTCTTCATGTGA
- a CDS encoding sulfurtransferase TusA family protein, with protein sequence MVQEDKVLDARGLNCPLPILRTKKALGELTAGQVLKVVATDPGAVKDFEAFAKQTKNPLLEQAEAAGEFIFFIQKA encoded by the coding sequence ATGGTACAAGAAGACAAAGTACTCGACGCGCGCGGACTGAATTGCCCGCTGCCGATTCTCCGCACCAAGAAGGCGCTTGGGGAATTGACCGCTGGCCAGGTCCTGAAGGTCGTCGCCACCGACCCTGGCGCGGTGAAGGATTTTGAAGCGTTCGCCAAGCAGACCAAGAATCCCCTGTTGGAACAGGCGGAAGCTGCTGGGGAGTTCATCTTCTTCATCCAGAAGGCTTAA
- a CDS encoding rhodanese-like domain-containing protein, with the protein MYGFQEITADQLNALRERGEAFTLIDVRSPGEVARGVIDGARHLPLHLLPMSVQQMDKSQPLVFYCLSGGRSAQAAAFAASQGFGQVLNLRGGISAWVNRGFPLVQLSS; encoded by the coding sequence ATGTACGGATTTCAGGAAATCACTGCGGATCAGCTCAATGCCTTACGAGAACGGGGGGAGGCGTTTACGCTGATTGACGTGCGCTCGCCCGGCGAAGTGGCGCGGGGCGTCATCGATGGTGCCAGGCACCTGCCGCTGCACCTGCTTCCCATGTCCGTGCAGCAGATGGATAAATCGCAACCGCTCGTTTTTTACTGCCTGAGCGGCGGGCGTTCGGCGCAGGCGGCGGCTTTCGCGGCGTCCCAAGGCTTCGGCCAAGTGCTTAATTTGCGTGGCGGAATCTCCGCCTGGGTCAACCGGGGATTCCCCTTGGTCCAGTTGTCCAGTTGA
- the moaA gene encoding GTP 3',8-cyclase MoaA — MPQGLVLVAEPAQEAALTDQFGRRVSYLRISVTEHCNFRCSYCSPEEGTPFFVRKDHLQAEEYDRLIRIFSGLGVRHIRFTGGEPLLHPQILSFVGFARRHGVGKISISTNGVLLGRRADALKQMGVNNLNVSLDSLDPEVFARVTRGGDVRRVLEGIDAAIRAKIPRIKLNVVLLRQDNGDSLPALLEYAIQRGVDIRFIEAMPLGEAGADARETQFLSAAEAQQVIERHFGPLQPVVRPADNGPARLYQLPAVRSQVGFITPISSDFCATCNRVRLTATGRLVYCLGQDGGLELLPLLRGAASDGQIAEAIIQGIWRDKPEHHHFVNDPNRSARVFMMRLGG, encoded by the coding sequence ATGCCGCAGGGATTAGTTTTAGTTGCAGAACCGGCGCAGGAGGCTGCGTTGACGGACCAGTTCGGTCGGCGCGTATCCTATCTGCGCATCTCGGTGACGGAGCACTGCAATTTCCGGTGTAGCTACTGTTCTCCCGAGGAGGGGACACCCTTCTTCGTGCGGAAAGACCATCTACAGGCGGAAGAATATGACCGCCTGATCCGCATTTTCAGCGGACTCGGCGTCCGCCATATACGTTTTACGGGTGGCGAGCCACTTCTTCATCCACAGATTCTGTCTTTCGTCGGCTTCGCACGGCGTCACGGTGTAGGCAAGATCAGCATCAGCACTAATGGAGTGCTGCTGGGGCGGCGCGCCGACGCTCTGAAACAGATGGGCGTCAACAACCTGAATGTCAGTCTCGACAGTCTGGACCCCGAGGTTTTCGCACGGGTGACCCGTGGTGGTGACGTGCGCCGTGTACTGGAAGGCATCGATGCGGCGATACGGGCAAAGATTCCGCGGATAAAACTCAACGTCGTTCTGCTGCGCCAGGATAATGGGGATAGCCTGCCAGCGCTGCTGGAGTATGCGATACAGCGTGGTGTCGATATCCGCTTCATCGAGGCCATGCCGCTCGGTGAAGCGGGGGCGGATGCCCGGGAGACGCAATTCTTGAGCGCTGCCGAGGCGCAGCAGGTTATCGAGCGGCACTTCGGTCCGTTGCAACCCGTGGTCCGACCGGCAGATAATGGTCCGGCGCGCCTCTATCAGCTCCCCGCGGTGCGCTCCCAGGTGGGCTTCATTACGCCCATCAGCAGCGATTTCTGCGCAACCTGCAACCGTGTACGCCTCACTGCAACGGGGCGTCTGGTGTATTGTCTGGGGCAGGACGGGGGGCTGGAACTTTTACCCCTCCTACGTGGAGCAGCCAGTGATGGACAGATCGCGGAGGCTATTATCCAAGGGATCTGGCGCGACAAGCCGGAGCACCATCACTTTGTAAATGACCCCAACCGTTCCGCCAGAGTGTTCATGATGCGGCTTGGGGGTTAG
- the moaC gene encoding cyclic pyranopterin monophosphate synthase MoaC: MSNPDTVNHFNEQGDAHMVDVGTKAVTTRVALAAGEILMADSTLERIVSGRMGKGDVLGVARIAAIQATKRTWELIPLAHPLLLTGVEVELTPAYDPARIVCRAEVRCVGQTGIEMEALTAVSVGLLTIYDMCKAIDRGMLLQNIGLLRKEGGKTGVWERIPASCPPVR, translated from the coding sequence ATGTCAAATCCAGATACCGTCAATCATTTCAATGAACAAGGAGATGCGCACATGGTCGATGTCGGTACCAAGGCGGTGACGACCAGGGTTGCGTTGGCGGCAGGCGAAATTCTGATGGCGGATTCCACCCTGGAACGCATTGTCTCTGGGCGAATGGGAAAGGGCGACGTCCTGGGAGTCGCGCGCATCGCGGCCATACAAGCCACCAAAAGGACCTGGGAGTTGATTCCTCTGGCACACCCCTTGCTCCTCACCGGTGTCGAGGTCGAATTAACCCCTGCTTACGATCCTGCGCGGATTGTCTGCCGCGCAGAAGTGCGCTGTGTCGGCCAGACGGGCATCGAAATGGAGGCGCTCACGGCTGTTTCCGTGGGATTGCTCACTATTTACGATATGTGCAAGGCTATTGATCGCGGGATGCTGCTGCAAAATATCGGCCTCTTGCGGAAAGAGGGCGGCAAGACGGGCGTTTGGGAGAGAATCCCCGCGTCCTGCCCGCCAGTCCGCTGA
- the mreC gene encoding rod shape-determining protein MreC, protein MPALFFPRRYPPLLRVAVLVLLTVFVSVSSEKHPNIGNVSLTIAYPVQWISVQGARLWRQTDHYLQSRAALKSENVRLRAELVRAQPKLLEAGILRDENRQLLALLDSIPHPPGKVAVAQVIAQNFAPGSQLLVANLGSRAGVFVGQPVLAAGGVAGQVVRVSPESSQVALLSDLDSSIPVKPAGSDTPLLVDGTGNLDSLTVPFQPRNTPLKVGDKLVTSGLGGRYPAGLNVGTISAVIHNGDQPFARIAVRPAVHLGRLGTVLMLWDSPASQPAAAP, encoded by the coding sequence ATGCCTGCATTGTTTTTCCCCCGCCGCTACCCGCCGCTCCTTCGCGTAGCGGTGCTGGTTTTGTTGACGGTATTCGTCTCGGTATCCAGCGAAAAACACCCCAACATAGGAAACGTTTCTTTGACCATAGCTTATCCTGTGCAGTGGATCAGCGTGCAGGGGGCACGTCTCTGGCGGCAGACCGACCATTACCTGCAAAGCCGTGCCGCGCTAAAATCCGAAAACGTCCGGCTACGCGCCGAACTCGTCCGTGCGCAGCCCAAGTTATTGGAAGCAGGTATTCTGCGTGACGAAAACCGTCAACTTCTCGCATTGCTCGACAGCATCCCCCACCCGCCCGGGAAGGTGGCCGTAGCGCAGGTTATCGCCCAAAACTTTGCACCAGGCAGCCAGTTGTTGGTCGCCAACCTCGGTTCGCGTGCGGGGGTCTTTGTCGGACAACCGGTCCTCGCTGCCGGCGGAGTGGCGGGTCAGGTGGTCCGCGTCTCCCCCGAGAGCAGCCAGGTGGCGCTGCTATCCGACCTGGACAGCAGCATCCCCGTAAAGCCCGCAGGCTCGGACACCCCATTGTTGGTGGATGGCACGGGGAACCTGGACAGTCTTACGGTACCCTTTCAACCGCGCAACACCCCCCTGAAGGTCGGCGACAAGCTCGTCACCTCGGGTCTGGGTGGGCGTTACCCGGCGGGGCTGAATGTCGGTACGATTTCCGCAGTCATCCACAATGGTGACCAACCCTTTGCACGGATCGCGGTACGACCGGCCGTTCACCTGGGGCGATTGGGCACTGTGCTCATGCTCTGGGATAGCCCAGCCTCGCAGCCCGCAGCAGCGCCATGA
- the mreD gene encoding rod shape-determining protein MreD — protein MIAVVIVLGFFFALTAEAVPCGPFYALLHPDFVALLLLYWAISSASELSFTVVWLIGLLQDMVLGDVLGAQAIAGVVMIYLLYTGIARVRSLASWEQLFFIFVLLLAHRLLVWLWQAWAGTVTWHFSLLLGPLIGALLWPLFALTLDYLRHALRLNHT, from the coding sequence ATGATCGCCGTCGTAATCGTTCTCGGTTTTTTCTTCGCGCTCACGGCGGAAGCCGTTCCCTGCGGCCCGTTTTACGCACTGCTCCACCCGGATTTTGTTGCCCTGCTACTGCTCTACTGGGCCATCAGCAGTGCTTCTGAACTGAGCTTTACCGTAGTCTGGCTGATCGGGCTGCTTCAGGATATGGTACTTGGCGATGTGCTGGGAGCCCAGGCGATCGCCGGGGTCGTCATGATTTATCTGCTCTACACCGGTATTGCCAGGGTTCGCAGTCTGGCGTCCTGGGAGCAGCTCTTCTTCATATTCGTGTTACTGCTGGCCCACCGGTTGCTGGTCTGGTTGTGGCAGGCCTGGGCAGGCACCGTCACATGGCATTTTTCGCTGCTTTTAGGGCCGCTGATCGGCGCCCTGCTGTGGCCGCTTTTTGCGTTGACACTCGATTATCTGCGTCACGCATTGCGCCTGAACCACACATGA
- the mrdA gene encoding penicillin-binding protein 2 yields the protein MNAVQPAREHRQFTRRLLGAAGLITVLTALLAIQIFRLQVWDHDLYATQSTHNTIVLLPIAPQRGLILDRHGQILADDQTGFALTITPNKTMHPEETIQRLRRILPVSAEDQQRFNRDLLHARPYQPILLRGNLSPGELAAFAVQRHQFPGVDIQTRIKRHYPYGSLFAHAVGYMGRLTPAEIREEQMADYAGLDSIGKSGLEAQYETLLKGQPGDQEVEVDARGHTLRTRLRNPPRRGVTIRTTLDLAVQQAAAKAMMGQQGAVVALDPRNGDVLAAYSAPAFDPNAFVDGLSTAVWSSLRDDPGMPMANRFLRGSYPPGSTIKPFVALSALHDKAVAADQRLAGGAYYQIPGTKHKYYDWKPGGHGAQNLREAIRDSNDVYFYQIAMRLGAIQLGNGLAHFGFGQRSGVDLPGESAGVIPSPLWLRRRYGQTWYQGQTVIMGIGQGYLLSTPLQLARATASIANGGRLVIPHMKQSSGSATQPLDFSPEDIAVIQGAMRDAVTSGTGKSLANDLHAIAGKTGTAQVHHAQRNDSGRVLHDTIRLWQDHALFIAYAPADHPRIAVAVVVEHGGHGGSTAGPVARAVIDAYLNTLTTPEVNS from the coding sequence ATGAACGCAGTACAGCCCGCCCGGGAACATCGGCAATTCACCCGCCGACTGCTGGGCGCGGCGGGATTGATCACGGTGCTTACGGCGCTGCTGGCCATACAGATATTCCGGCTGCAGGTCTGGGATCACGATCTCTATGCCACCCAATCCACCCATAACACCATTGTGCTGCTGCCCATCGCCCCCCAGCGGGGGCTGATTCTTGACCGGCATGGGCAGATACTCGCCGATGATCAGACCGGCTTCGCCCTAACGATCACGCCGAACAAAACCATGCACCCGGAGGAAACCATCCAGCGCCTGCGGCGGATATTGCCCGTCAGCGCAGAGGACCAGCAACGCTTCAACCGCGATCTATTACATGCGCGTCCCTATCAGCCCATTCTTCTGCGTGGCAATCTGAGTCCCGGGGAGTTGGCCGCATTTGCCGTGCAGCGCCATCAATTTCCGGGGGTGGACATACAAACCCGGATCAAACGCCACTATCCATATGGTTCACTTTTCGCCCATGCAGTGGGCTATATGGGCCGCCTGACCCCAGCAGAAATCCGCGAGGAGCAGATGGCGGACTACGCGGGGCTGGACAGCATCGGCAAAAGCGGCCTTGAGGCGCAGTATGAAACCCTGCTGAAAGGGCAGCCGGGCGACCAGGAGGTAGAGGTCGACGCACGCGGACATACATTACGCACACGCTTGCGCAACCCGCCCCGGCGGGGCGTAACCATCCGAACGACTCTGGATCTTGCGGTGCAGCAGGCCGCCGCCAAGGCCATGATGGGCCAGCAGGGCGCCGTAGTGGCGCTGGATCCGCGGAATGGTGACGTACTCGCCGCTTATTCGGCCCCCGCGTTCGATCCAAATGCTTTCGTAGATGGCCTGAGCACCGCCGTATGGAGCAGCCTGCGGGACGATCCCGGCATGCCCATGGCCAACCGCTTTCTGCGGGGCAGTTATCCTCCGGGCTCCACCATCAAACCTTTTGTGGCACTCAGCGCCCTGCATGACAAGGCCGTCGCCGCTGATCAGCGGCTCGCTGGCGGCGCTTACTACCAGATTCCCGGCACCAAACACAAATATTACGACTGGAAACCCGGTGGTCATGGTGCGCAAAATCTGCGCGAAGCCATTCGCGATTCCAATGATGTGTATTTTTACCAGATTGCCATGCGTCTTGGCGCAATCCAGCTCGGCAACGGTCTCGCGCATTTTGGCTTTGGTCAGCGCAGTGGAGTGGATTTACCTGGGGAATCCGCGGGTGTGATCCCCTCTCCGCTCTGGCTACGTCGGCGCTACGGCCAGACCTGGTATCAGGGACAGACCGTGATAATGGGAATAGGACAGGGTTATCTGCTGAGCACCCCACTCCAGTTGGCACGTGCCACAGCGAGCATCGCCAATGGTGGCAGACTGGTTATTCCGCATATGAAACAATCATCCGGCAGTGCCACGCAACCCCTGGATTTTTCACCAGAGGACATTGCCGTCATTCAGGGTGCGATGCGTGACGCGGTGACTTCGGGGACCGGCAAATCACTGGCCAACGACCTCCATGCCATTGCCGGCAAAACCGGCACTGCCCAGGTGCACCATGCGCAGCGTAATGATTCCGGTCGGGTGTTGCACGATACGATTCGACTTTGGCAGGATCACGCACTCTTCATCGCCTATGCGCCGGCTGACCATCCGCGCATCGCCGTGGCGGTAGTGGTCGAACATGGCGGCCATGGAGGCAGCACTGCCGGGCCTGTCGCGAGAGCGGTTATCGACGCCTACCTCAATACATTGACGACACCGGAGGTCAATTCATGA
- the rodA gene encoding rod shape-determining protein RodA, which yields MSWHLRLPKPLQKLDPAIMTGVVMLMLISLAVIYSGSQESIRVVLAQLLRFAIGIIVLVLVANTPPERIRAWAPVLYATGIFLLVITLVAGKANLGARRWLGVGPLTFQPSELMKLALPLFLAYYYSQRENVRHWLSAVTGFVLIAIPFLLIAKEPDLGTAAQIGAAGVFMMWLAGVRRRWFIALIILAAISGPVLWHFLHGYQKERILTFLDPQRDPLGAGYHIIQSMIAVGSGGFWGKGWFNGTQVNLDFLPEAQTDFVFAGFAEEFGLVGVLLLISTYLLIVLRGLVIAYESRDAFGRLIAGTLSLTFFLYIFINMGMTTGILPVVGVPLPLVSYGGTAMLTFMVGLGILMSVHAHPRIHE from the coding sequence ATGAGCTGGCACCTACGCTTGCCGAAGCCCCTGCAGAAACTGGATCCGGCAATCATGACGGGGGTGGTAATGCTCATGCTCATCAGCCTCGCGGTGATCTACAGTGGCAGCCAGGAAAGTATCCGCGTAGTGCTTGCCCAGCTTTTGCGATTCGCGATCGGCATCATCGTCCTCGTTCTCGTTGCCAATACACCGCCGGAGCGTATTCGCGCCTGGGCACCCGTCTTGTACGCTACGGGCATCTTCTTACTGGTCATCACACTCGTGGCCGGCAAAGCCAATCTCGGCGCACGCCGCTGGCTGGGCGTCGGCCCGCTGACCTTTCAGCCCTCGGAGCTCATGAAGCTTGCCCTGCCTCTGTTCCTCGCCTATTACTATTCGCAACGGGAAAATGTTCGCCACTGGCTTTCTGCCGTCACCGGATTTGTGCTGATTGCTATCCCCTTTCTGCTCATCGCCAAGGAACCAGATCTGGGTACGGCGGCGCAAATTGGCGCTGCCGGGGTCTTCATGATGTGGCTGGCGGGTGTGCGCCGGCGATGGTTTATCGCGCTGATCATTCTAGCCGCCATCAGTGGGCCGGTACTCTGGCATTTTCTGCATGGATACCAAAAAGAACGCATACTGACCTTTCTCGATCCTCAGCGCGACCCCCTGGGCGCCGGTTATCACATCATCCAGAGCATGATCGCCGTGGGTTCGGGAGGATTCTGGGGGAAGGGCTGGTTCAACGGTACCCAGGTCAACCTCGATTTCCTGCCGGAAGCCCAGACCGACTTCGTTTTTGCGGGGTTTGCCGAGGAGTTTGGTCTGGTCGGCGTCCTGCTCCTCATCTCTACTTACCTGCTCATCGTCCTGCGCGGGCTGGTCATTGCCTACGAAAGCCGTGACGCCTTCGGCCGTCTCATTGCCGGCACCCTGAGTCTGACGTTTTTTCTTTATATTTTCATAAATATGGGTATGACCACCGGCATTCTTCCGGTAGTCGGAGTGCCGCTGCCGCTGGTAAGCTATGGTGGGACCGCCATGCTGACTTTCATGGTCGGACTGGGCATATTGATGTCGGTCCACGCCCATCCACGCATCCACGAATGA
- a CDS encoding D-alanyl-D-alanine carboxypeptidase family protein, with product MIARTSLITRILFLLAGFCFTPWASAATPTPMLPTPPAPALPAIVSYTLMDYDTGQIIAAKSENLHRAPASLTKLMTAYLTYQAIQGGTLTAQENIHISKTAWKTGGSSMFVQPNVPANVDQLLHGLLIDSGNDAAVALAEAVGGSQSGFVTLMNDSALRLHLHNTHYSNVDGLPDSNLYTTALDVAKLSRALIRQFPQVIQITKEKSYTYNGITQRSWNPVLFRDPTVDGLKTGLTDASGYCIDATAIRNGRRLIAVVLGGPSWAGSTNAVEALLDYGYRFFVNHPVYTAGEKVSEISRSDLSPMPIPVGVEQNVDITVPKGRFSSLQRVVEIAPHLQVPMKKGTVVGRLVFLLNGKPLKSVPVVTQTAIEKAGWITQMFHKIRSVL from the coding sequence ATGATTGCCCGTACTTCCCTGATCACCCGGATACTCTTCCTGTTGGCCGGCTTCTGTTTCACCCCCTGGGCATCCGCTGCCACCCCCACACCCATGTTGCCCACACCGCCAGCCCCGGCACTGCCTGCCATCGTCAGCTATACGCTGATGGACTACGATACCGGTCAGATCATCGCCGCCAAAAGTGAAAACCTGCACCGCGCGCCGGCCAGTCTCACCAAACTCATGACAGCCTATCTGACCTATCAGGCCATTCAGGGCGGCACCCTGACCGCACAGGAAAACATCCACATCTCCAAGACCGCCTGGAAAACGGGGGGTTCCAGCATGTTCGTCCAGCCCAATGTCCCGGCGAATGTCGACCAATTACTGCATGGGCTACTGATCGATTCCGGGAACGATGCGGCGGTCGCACTTGCCGAGGCGGTGGGCGGCAGCCAGTCTGGTTTCGTCACGCTGATGAACGATTCGGCTCTGCGCCTCCATCTGCACAACACCCATTACAGCAATGTCGACGGTCTGCCGGACAGCAATCTCTATACTACCGCACTGGATGTCGCCAAGCTGTCGCGCGCTCTCATCCGGCAGTTCCCGCAAGTGATCCAGATCACCAAGGAAAAGTCGTATACCTACAACGGCATTACCCAGCGGAGCTGGAACCCCGTGCTTTTCCGTGACCCAACGGTGGATGGACTGAAAACCGGCCTGACCGATGCTTCGGGTTATTGTATCGATGCCACCGCCATACGAAATGGCCGCCGCCTCATCGCCGTCGTTCTTGGCGGGCCGAGTTGGGCTGGCAGCACCAACGCCGTTGAAGCCCTGCTGGATTACGGATACCGCTTTTTCGTCAACCATCCGGTGTATACCGCCGGAGAAAAGGTCAGCGAAATCAGCCGCAGCGATTTATCGCCGATGCCTATCCCCGTGGGGGTCGAACAGAACGTAGACATTACAGTTCCGAAAGGACGGTTTTCCAGTCTACAGCGCGTGGTCGAGATTGCACCCCATCTTCAGGTACCGATGAAGAAAGGTACGGTCGTCGGGCGACTGGTCTTCCTGCTGAATGGCAAACCGCTGAAATCTGTACCTGTAGTGACGCAGACTGCGATAGAGAAGGCGGGCTGGATAACGCAAATGTTCCATAAGATCAGAAGCGTGCTGTAA
- a CDS encoding YbeD family protein translates to METDTNPAKDFPHLHHVKAIGQHDDLLAAVRAAIAPHAPDLPDTAFSCRPSSQGNYQAVTVSIEARSREHLLDIYTSVRAIDGVILCL, encoded by the coding sequence ATGGAAACCGACACCAATCCGGCAAAAGACTTTCCGCACCTGCATCATGTCAAAGCCATCGGTCAGCACGACGATCTGCTCGCCGCGGTGCGTGCAGCGATTGCGCCTCATGCACCGGATTTGCCGGACACGGCGTTCTCCTGCCGGCCCAGCAGCCAGGGAAACTATCAGGCCGTCACGGTGTCCATCGAAGCCAGAAGCCGTGAACACCTGCTCGATATTTATACGTCCGTCAGAGCGATTGACGGCGTGATTCTCTGCTTATGA